The following are from one region of the Dermacentor albipictus isolate Rhodes 1998 colony chromosome 5, USDA_Dalb.pri_finalv2, whole genome shotgun sequence genome:
- the LOC139060147 gene encoding gamma-tubulin complex component 5-like, producing the protein MALQDCVLPPYWNRCNNRPAAAPAHSTITSNLVKEWETYLNSCGVVTPTGEHSMMSERLLLREVLWMLRGTKELFAFSWNGMEYVVNDNFKLSHVTQVALKNQLEEVCRYASYVTHLQDFISATAGAGAKTSVVTLTFQAFANSISEQLAPYNRHLVHLEKMLIEQMETFTLLMLLEDMHPYFELVSYLHGIYRSVLPSDTTASPVQRTVKLLSVLERALVSATILSQHRSQTVGLYLDTMKPFIDFVDELSSSGKLTDPYQEFPIRRASDITFEDPRYWKESLYICDSDYLNTVMGRHLLPLTSAGKSMEHLTHAMLSRNDVLKSMPGTLYISIINKIPHPASTVECEAEQAATLGNVAEVFEEIRQWTKQIGCFGLINVACEQNSSKTDNATHNLTCTLSQIQQAITTAVTERCRENSAKFLHYLKSECELSKQIDTIHSHFLMFAGEIMHSFTTEVFSKLLSDTPVTWQNLSFLNFALQEALSWHCKPVPFLSKLSMRLKDSSSKVQLDGFDNVVLRYDVSWPMSIVLTETTLNLYNRIFIFLCKVKCAKFALEELHFQELCSCHFGETVTMKQVALSLQLLRFQVLTFLNSFHACLMQEVLHGSKLAFDKELDSATDLDTVLKCHEEYVAKVFRQCLLSELFSDLREPLLSFLKLCIKLHILWNRGVENVPWYEVKNIHDSFIKCHVRFKRMAKTFANRGHADLSRLLTFALDMPYLHVVAT; encoded by the coding sequence ATGGCGCTGCAAGACTGCGTCCTGCCGCCGTACTGGAACCGGTGTAATAATCGTCCTGCCGCGGCTCCTGCGCACTCCACAATTACTTCGAATTTAGTCAAAGAGTGGGAAACATACCTGAACAGCTGTGGCGTTGTAACGCCGACAGGCGAGCACAGCATGATGTCGGAGCGGCTTTTGCTTCGCGAGGTGTTGTGGATGCTGCGCGGCACGAAAGAACTGTTTGCGTTTTCCTGGAATGGAATGGAGTACGTCGTCAACGACAACTTCAAGTTGTCACACGTGACTCAAGTAGCCTTGAAGAATCAGTTGGAGGAAGTGTGCCGTTATGCGTCCTACGTAACCCATTTGCAAGACTTTATTTCAGCAACTGCAGGTGCCGGAGCCAAGACGTCTGTGGTGACGCTTACTTTCCAAGCCTTTGCGAACTCTATTTCGGAGCAGCTGGCACCGTACAACAGACACCTCGTGCACCTTGAAAAAATGCTCATAGAACAAATGGAAACGTTTACGCTTTTAATGCTGCTGGAGGACATGCATCCATACTTTGAGCTTGTAAGCTATTTGCACGGCATTTATCGTAGCGTTCTGCCCAGTGATACCACGGCCAGCCCTGTGCAGAGGACAGTCAAGTTGCTGAGCGTTCTCGAGCGGGCCTTAGTGAGTGCCACAATTCTAAGCCAGCACAGGTCACAAACGGTGGGCCTGTATCTGGATACCATGAAACCCTTCATTGACTTTGTCGACGAGCTAAGCAGCAGTGGAAAACTGACAGATCCATATCAAGAGTTTCCTATTAGACGTGCTTCTGACATTACGTTTGAAGACCCGAGGTACTGGAAGGAATCTCTGTACATTTGTGATTCTGATTACTTGAACACGGTCATGGGGCGCCATTTACTGCCACTCACGTCTGCAGGGAAGTCAATGGAGCACCTGACGCATGCGATGCTGAGCAGAAACGATGTCCTGAAGAGCATGCCGGGAACACTATACATTTCCATTATTAACAAAATTCCTCACCCAGCAAGCACAGTTGAATGTGAGGCAGAACAAGCTGCAACTTTAGGAAATGTTGCAGAAGTATTTGAAGAAATTAGGCAGTGGACTAAACAGATTGGTTGTTTTGGGCTTATTAATGTGGCATGTGAGCAAAACTCGAGCAAGACGGACAATGCAACACACAATCTAACCTGCACATTGTCTCAAATTCAGCAAGCCATCACAACAGCCGTAACAGAAAGATGCCGTGAGAACAGCGCCAAGTTCCTCCATTACCTGAAATCTGAGTGCGAACTTTCCAAACAGATCGACACCATTCACAGCCACTTTCTTATGTTTGCTGGCGAGATCATGCACTCATTTACTACTGAGGTGTTCTCAAAGCTCTTGTCAGATACTCCAGTGACGTGGCAGAACTTGTCATTTTTGAATTTTGCCCTGCAAGAGGCACTGTCTTGGCACTGCAAGCCTGTTCCTTTCTTAAGCAAGCTGAGCATGAGACTAAAGGACAGCTCATCCAAGGTACAGCTGGATGGCTTTGACAATGTCGTGCTTCGCTATGATGTGTCATGGCCAATGTCAATTGTGTTGACTGAAACTACTCTCAATTTATACAACCGgatttttattttcctttgcaAAGTGAAATGTGCCAAGTTTGCTCTTGAAGAACTGCATTTCCAGGAGCTCTGCAGCTGTCATTTCGGGGAGACAGTGACAATGAAGCAGGTTGCTCTCTCCCTCCAGTTACTGAGATTCCAAGTCCTCACTTTTCTCAACTCTTTCCATGCTTGCCTCATGCAAGAAGTTCTGCATGGCAGCAAATTAGCCTTTGACAAAGAACTAGACAGTGCCACAGATCTGGACACTGTGCTCAAGTGCCACGAAGAGTATGTTGCCAAAGTGTTTCGTCAGTGTCTGCTGAGTGAACTATTTAGTGATCTGCGGGAGCCACTGCTGTCTTTTCTAAAGCTCTGCATCAAGTTACACATCCTCTGGAACAGGGGTGTGGAGAATGTACCTTGGTATGAAGTCAAAAACATCCACGACAGCTTCATAAAGTGCCACGTCAGGTTCAAGCGCATGGCCAAGACCTTTGCGAACCGAGGGCATGCAGACTTGTCGCGGTTATTGACTTTTGCTCTTGATATGCCCTATTTACACGTTGTAGCAACCTAG